The Rhinolophus sinicus isolate RSC01 linkage group LG15, ASM3656204v1, whole genome shotgun sequence region GGTGCTGCTCAACCCGCGCGGGGGCAAAGGCAAGGCCCTGAAACTCTTCCGAAGCTATGTACAGCCCCTCCTGGCCCAGGCCGATGTCTCCTTCACACTCATGCTCACTGGTGAGTGCCTCCCCAATGGGGTGCAGTGAGCATCCATAACCCGCCCCCACCCTATAATCCTCTGTATCCCCCACAGAGCGGCGGAACCACGCCAGGGAGCTGGTGCAGGCGGAGGAGCTGGGCCGCTGGGATGCACTGGTGGTCATGTCTGGAGATGGGGTGATGCATGAGGTGAGGCCTGCACCAGGAAGCTGAGTGTGGGTGGTCGGAGTGGGCTGTTCCCAGGCTGAGCCTCCTTGCTCCAACAGGTGGTAAACGGGCTCATGGAGCGGCCTGATTGGGAGACCGCCATCCGAAAGCCTCTGTGTAGCCTTCCAGCTGGCTCTGGCAATGCACTGGCAGCTTCTTTGAACCATTATGCTGGGTGAGAGCTCAGGGCCAGAGTAGGCCTGTTTTCCCTTAGTGACGCCCCACTGTCAAGTTCTTTTATAAATTCCCATTTGGAAGTTCCCTCCAAAAGAAGGAACTTCcattccttttctggagcttcCACCCTTAGTTCTGGGGCCCTCTCCTGGTGATGCCAGTTGGCTGCCTCTACCTGCTCCATCGTGGGTTCCTGCCAACTCCCTAGGAGCTCAGTGTCGCCTTGGCTGCCCCACTCcccaggagggggaaggggaggatgcATGAGGGCTGTTTCCCCTGCAGCTACGAGCAGGTGACGAATGAAGACCTCCTGACCAACTGCACGCGGCTGCTGTGCTGCCGGCGGCTGGCTCCCATGAACCTGCTGTCACTGCAGATGGCCTCGGGGCTGCGGGTCTTCTCTGTGCTCAGCCTGGCCTGGGGCTTCATTGCGGACGTGGATATCGAGAGTGAGAAGTTCCGGCGCCTGGGGGAGATGCGCTTCACTCTGGGCACCATCCTGCGCCTGGCGGCCCTGCGCACCTACCAGGGCCGGCTGGCCTACCTCCCCGTTGGACAGGTGGCCTCCAAGATGCCCACTTCTGGGGCTCTGGACGGGCAGGACCTGCAAGGCCCTGTGGACACCCACCTCGTGCCCCTGGAGGAGCCGGTGCCTTCTCACTGGACTGTGGTGCCAGAGCAGGACTTCGTGCTGGTGCTGGCACTGCTACACTCACACCTGGGCAGCGAGATGTTTGCGGCGCCCATGGGCCACAGAGAGGCCGGCACTATGCACCTGTTCTACGTGCGCGCAGGCGTGTCTCGGGCCATGCTGCTGCGCCTCTTCCTGGCTATGGAGAAGGGCAGGCACATGGAGTGCAACTGTCCCTACTTGGTGTATGTGCCCGTGGTGGCCTTCCGCCTGGAGCCCAGGGATGGGAAGGGTATGTTTGCTGTGGACGGGGAGCTGATGGCCAGCGAAACTGTGCAGGGTCAGGTACACCCAAACTACTTCTGGATGGTCGGTGGCCACGTGGAGTCACCACCATCTCCGGAGCCACAGCCCCCGCTGAGCCAGAAGCCTCAGCAGACGCCACCTCCAGAAGAGCCCTTGTGACCACGCTGTGGGCCTTGCTGTGCCTTAGTCTATCTACTCAGTCTGAGCCCAGGACCCTCACTCCTTCCCCCAGGACTGGAGGGCCCCTCCCAGCTCATGTGGGGAGGTCTCCTAGAGAAGGGTGGGTAGAGGCTGTGCTTTGGAAGGACAGGCTCCGCCCACCaaaagcagagaatggagcccTGGGCCAGGGCCCCAGCTGGTGGGGCCCCACTGTCTGTAGAAGCCACTCCTTTGTTCTAGAAGCCGCAATACATGAATCAAGTCCAAATAAACTGACATTCCCAGCCTACTGGTCTTCTTCTAGTGGTTGGGTAGTGTGGTCTCACTCCTGCCAGCACTCTACAATTGTTAAAGGTACCTGAGTGCCTTTTGGATTGAGCACTTTGGTGCTGGGCACAGTCATTTTGGTGCTGGGCACAGTCACTTTGATCTAGGCTTCTTTTGCAAGGGGTAGGGCCCTGCCCCAAAGATAATACCCCCTTTGGCCTGGAAGAAGCCAGGGATCTCAACCAACTGCCTCACCTCACACATGGGAAGCCAGGCTCAGAGCGAGTGTGTCTTACCTAGGGTCACACAGTCAGCTTGTCTCAGGGCAAAGGGGCACTGAGGAAATAGGGAAGGAGCAAACATGGCAAGCAGCTGTTTCATTTTTAGAGTCATCTCTCCACTGAGGACTCCAGGGCTACACCAGCCTTCCCTGGCCGCCTCTGCCCTACCCCCACCCCGTCCTGGTGAGGGAGTGTTGTGCAGGAGTTAAAAGGAAGCAGCAGGGAGGGCAGATGCCAATCTCCTAGACTGGGCAACCATTTTGGCTCGAAGCCCAGGCCAGGTGCTTCGATGTCAGCTCCCCCAGCATCTGGAAGGTGGCCGACGTTGCTAAAAACCGGCTCTTGAAGTACAAACACAGCTCTGCCCAGAGGGAGGAGCCCTGAGCCAGCAAACTTCTGGGCCCTTGGGAGTCTCGTGACTGGAAACACAGAAGGTATGGAGGGACAGGGCGCAGGGCGAGGTGCTGCATACACAGCCTTCCCTGGCAACGGGTGTTTCCTCCCCTGGGGAGGGGTGTGTGAGGTGCCCCAGTGGGGAAGAAAGGCGACAGAGCCCAGATGAATGGCAGAGGCAGGTTTAATGGTGCCACCTTGTCTTTGTTGTACATTGTAATGagccaaacaaaaaaatgcaagtaaaaaaaagtttaatcaCACAGCACTTTATACAGGTATCTTAAGCAGTGGGCATTCACATCTCCACATGAACAACGCACTGGGAAGCACAGCCCCACGTCACTGGATGTTAATCAAACAAGGTACCGACTCTGGGCTCCAGGGGCCGCGCGCGGCCTGTGGTCCGGCTCCGTCCTTCCCCGCGGCTGCTGCCCGCTGGGTGGATATGGCACAGCACAGGTGTGGAGCCAGCTTAAGGCGGACAAGACGCGTCATGCTTtggcttctttatttgtttgttttttctaataaGAGCTATTATCTTTGCTTTCAACCTTAAATATTACAATACATACACCCAAAATTACATAGCTGCAATGTGCTCAACAGCATCCTCTGAACCTCGAGCTTCACATTATCAAAATCTTAGAAAACTTGTAAACCTCTGGGCCTGTCTCTGCGAGGGAGGAGAACCCGTGCGTGCAGCTGCCTCTCCCGCTGGCGCCTGCAGTCTGTAAGCTAAGGGTTGACAGCAGGCCTCGTTCTCACGGAGAGGGGGCCAGCTCCGCGTGTTCAGTGAGCCACAGACCACCTCCCAGCATTAGCATTTCGTAGTGGGAGGGGCAAGTCGACGGGAGAGGCCTCAGCACCTGCCCAGGCCTTGGCTGCGCTGCTGCTCCCACCTCCCGGGGTCCTGGGGTCCTGGGGTGGGAGACGGAACAGGGAGCGGACACTGGCTTCAGTTCAAGCAGGCAAGCCCGTGCAGCCTGAGCTTCGGACCCGCAGTCACGGGGGACAGGAAGAGCAAGGCACCTACAGCTGCTGCTTTCCCAGCTGCTCCCTCCCTGGTCCTCACTTCATGTTAGCGAGTGAGGGCCACCACCCCTCCTGGGTGTCACCCTGAACCCAGCCTGGTCCCAGCCTCTCTTAGAGAGACAGCCAGTTCAACAGGCCTGAGGGCTATCCTGTAATGGGCCAGAATAGAGCCCGGAGCCAGTGACAGCGGCTGTAACTCCCAAGGGACAGTGTTGatgctggggaggaggggatCTAGTGGTGGTGGCCTGGGACACGGGGGAGCTACCATGGAACTGAAGAGGACGAAAGGGGCCAGGAGAACGGCTGGAGCAACCCACACTTCATGCAAGGCACGTCCACTCGTCCCGCTGCGGTTCTGCACAGCGCCTGGGCCCCAGGAGCCCTGTCACCTCCGACACGAGATAGAGATGGCAAGGGGGGAAGTCCCGGGACATTCAGCCTGGGGCGACACGGGGAGAATCAGCAATAGGGCCCAGATTCGCTTTGCCACAGGGCCCCGCCTGTCGAAAGGTTGCTTCGGAACAGAAACGGCAGCGTCTCAAGAAACTTCCTGCACATCAGTGTCAGTCACCTTGGGAAGAAGAGGGCAGAGGGGGGCTTGCATGGGGGACAGAGGAGACACGGGAGGAGAGAGGTTCCAGGGGCGGGGGTgagcaggcagcagctggcctctcCCACCAGCTCCTCCTTCCTCGAGGGCTGGCGGCTACTTGTCATCTGCGGGCTCTGGCATGCCTGCCTCTGTCAGAGCGGCCTGCAACTGCATCAGGACGCCCCGGATGCTCTTGATGAAACCCTTAGAAAGCGGGAAGAGGGGAAAGCCGATGTCGGGGTAGCCGCTCTTCTCAGGCAGGAAGCTCCGGTAGCTCTTCCTCCGCTTCTTTGGTTTGACACTGGGCGGCACCGAGGCGTCGGGCGCTGCCTCCGAAGTCTGGTCTGTGTGGTGTCTGCTGGCGGAGGCCAGGCACTGCGTGCCGCCCTCTGAGTCCGAGCCCTGGGAGAACTCTCCAGGGCCCGGCCCGCCGTCCTCAGCATCTTCTCGGCCGCAGTCCGAGAGCTCGGCCGCAGCAGGCAGCCCTGTGGGGCTGCTGTCCTTGAAGACCCCGTTGGGCAGCGCCGGGGCCCGTTGCAGCAGGGCGTGGGTCTCCAGCCAGGACTCGATGCGCCTCACCAGGCGCCAGCCGCCGGTGCTGAAGTGCTGCCGGATCTCCTGCTCGAAGACCTCGGGGGGCCGCCGCACCAGCTGGGCCATGGACTGCACCACGCGGATGAGGGCCATCTCGTTGTAGCAGCGGCTGTTCTCGTAACCCTCCTGCAGGCCCCGGTCACTGTCGAAGCCGGCCTCGTTGTAGTACGGCTCGTTCACCAGGATCAGACCTGTGGGGGCAGCCATCAGGGCTGGCCTAACCGCGACCCGCAAGGGCGGCACCAGACCGACgggcaggggaggggacacaACGGCCAGAGTCCCTGTGTCCCCTAGCAGCCCCACCCACTGTACCTTGGATGGAGATGAGCACCTGAAGAAGGCTGGATTTGCTTGTCCACCTCTCCGTCCCCTGAAACAAACACGTGGCACCTCGACTCAGTCCCAACACCCGCCCCAGACAGGCTCTCCCCATCCTGACTGGGAGCTGTCACAGTACTCACCTTGCCAATCCAGGTGCCCAGGAGGCTGACGCACACCTTCCCATTGTCATACAGGTTGGGGTTCAGGCGGCCACTGCACTGGGAGAGGTAGCAGAAGTGGGGGGGCACGGCCGGGTAGATGTTAGGGAGCTGGATGTCAAACAGGTAGAGGCCGTCCTCATACGGGGTGCGAGTGGGGCCCTTGATCAGCGCCGAGAAGAggtcctgggggtgggagggaaggcgGGGGTTGGCAGGGCTCCCGCTCACGGTGGCCAAGTTTGTGCTTCTCCAGGGCGCCGTGCGGactgggtgggaggaggagcGGCACGCCGGGGCTACAGACACGCCAGTGCCAGAGAAGCTAAACGCAAATCTCTCTGTAAAGACCCACGCGGCATCTTTTGACTCCTGGCATAAAAGGGGTTTTCCAAACTGGTTTTTATCCTACCAGGCTTCTTCCTCATAAATCATCACCTTTTAAATTGTATTCCTGCCCTGATGCCACCCAGCAAGGCAAGCAACAATTACAAccgatcagaaaactaaagaacatTCCAGGGTGACAAAGCTGCACTGGCTTTTAGGGAACTAGAGGAACAAGAAGATTTGAACTCTAGGGGGAAATGTTGGGGCACCGCCAAAGAAACCTAGGTCGTTAAGTCATTAGGGAGACTCTCCACAGACACCCGAAATCGGTGTGTGTCGGGTGGGGAGGTGGTATCAACTTCCAGGGCCGTGTGCCTGGGGGTGAGTGACAAGCTGGGAAGATGGCGAGGGCAAAGCACCGAATGGAATGATGGAACTCTCTCATGTACGTCTTCCCTGGGGCCACCATGTGGGGTCAGGTTCCCACACCActtgaaaaaaacagaacaaaatatacTATTCCCTTCGTCCCACAGCAGAGCTGAGACAGGTTGgaattttcaaaaggaattttacCAAAACCCAAGAAAAACCAAAAGTGTCAAGAAGGACCGCAAGCAGCAGCAGCTCTGTACACGTGGCTGGCCCCGCCCTGTGGCTCCTGGCCGCTGTGGGCccatctgcccccccccccatctgtaGTTCCtcctgtggccccttcctccagggCTGGGCCAGACGTAAATCCAGGGTCTTGCAtggcacctggcacacagcaggggctCAGTAAAGGTTCACTGAATAAATAAGGTGGCAGATGGAATGGGTTTGCCCATTGCTGGTACAAGCAAGGAAGCGCCAACTCAGCATGACTCAAACCCTAGGCCCAGGCCACGAAGACAGGAGTGGAAATGGAGTGTGACGTGGCCATGTGAGGGTGCTATTCTGCAGCTAAAGAGGAAGGAACTAGATCAATATGAATCCACATGGGTCGGTCTCAAAATTTACcttgctgagtgaaaaaaagcaaattacaggTGACGTTTACAATGACGCaatttatgtaaaacaaatcatttaaaagaGCATTATAGTGATGCATGAGAATGTGAGAATATAAAGAAAGGCCGTCTGCGAGGAGACCCACCAAACTCCTGACGTCATGACTGCTGGAGGTGGAGTGGGGATTGATCAAAGGCAACTTCAGCTGTTTCTATAATGTTCtactttttcaaaaagaagaCTAGACTCaggtaatagttaaacatttaaaactaactttaaaacagggaggaaaggaaagacacATGTGCGACCTTTGCCCTCACCTGACTGAGCCTGTTTCTTGCCCTGTACGGGGTTAGGTGGCTCTAGGTGCTACTCAGGCCTGAAGGTCAGGGCCCACACCCGCACCTGCC contains the following coding sequences:
- the SPHK1 gene encoding sphingosine kinase 1 isoform X3, yielding MLMDPAAEGNDADAPKAQDPGREGEPHSRQRFACLGSTDKELKAGATAEGSAPTELGTLGVELMDPAGGFQSLLPRPCRVLVLLNPRGGKGKALKLFRSYVQPLLAQADVSFTLMLTERRNHARELVQAEELGRWDALVVMSGDGVMHEVVNGLMERPDWETAIRKPLCSLPAGSGNALAASLNHYAGYEQVTNEDLLTNCTRLLCCRRLAPMNLLSLQMASGLRVFSVLSLAWGFIADVDIESEKFRRLGEMRFTLGTILRLAALRTYQGRLAYLPVGQVASKMPTSGALDGQDLQGPVDTHLVPLEEPVPSHWTVVPEQDFVLVLALLHSHLGSEMFAAPMGHREAGTMHLFYVRAGVSRAMLLRLFLAMEKGRHMECNCPYLVYVPVVAFRLEPRDGKGMFAVDGELMASETVQGQVHPNYFWMVGGHVESPPSPEPQPPLSQKPQQTPPPEEPL
- the SPHK1 gene encoding sphingosine kinase 1 isoform X1; the protein is MPERAAPGAWSVDMAGRPSPQGAARDSASAVSTPLDPAAEGNDADAPKAQDPGREGEPHSRQRFACLGSTDKELKAGATAEGSAPTELGTLGVELMDPAGGFQSLLPRPCRVLVLLNPRGGKGKALKLFRSYVQPLLAQADVSFTLMLTERRNHARELVQAEELGRWDALVVMSGDGVMHEVVNGLMERPDWETAIRKPLCSLPAGSGNALAASLNHYAGYEQVTNEDLLTNCTRLLCCRRLAPMNLLSLQMASGLRVFSVLSLAWGFIADVDIESEKFRRLGEMRFTLGTILRLAALRTYQGRLAYLPVGQVASKMPTSGALDGQDLQGPVDTHLVPLEEPVPSHWTVVPEQDFVLVLALLHSHLGSEMFAAPMGHREAGTMHLFYVRAGVSRAMLLRLFLAMEKGRHMECNCPYLVYVPVVAFRLEPRDGKGMFAVDGELMASETVQGQVHPNYFWMVGGHVESPPSPEPQPPLSQKPQQTPPPEEPL
- the SPHK1 gene encoding sphingosine kinase 1 isoform X2, which encodes MRRDPAAEGNDADAPKAQDPGREGEPHSRQRFACLGSTDKELKAGATAEGSAPTELGTLGVELMDPAGGFQSLLPRPCRVLVLLNPRGGKGKALKLFRSYVQPLLAQADVSFTLMLTERRNHARELVQAEELGRWDALVVMSGDGVMHEVVNGLMERPDWETAIRKPLCSLPAGSGNALAASLNHYAGYEQVTNEDLLTNCTRLLCCRRLAPMNLLSLQMASGLRVFSVLSLAWGFIADVDIESEKFRRLGEMRFTLGTILRLAALRTYQGRLAYLPVGQVASKMPTSGALDGQDLQGPVDTHLVPLEEPVPSHWTVVPEQDFVLVLALLHSHLGSEMFAAPMGHREAGTMHLFYVRAGVSRAMLLRLFLAMEKGRHMECNCPYLVYVPVVAFRLEPRDGKGMFAVDGELMASETVQGQVHPNYFWMVGGHVESPPSPEPQPPLSQKPQQTPPPEEPL
- the SPHK1 gene encoding sphingosine kinase 1 isoform X4 — translated: MDPAGGFQSLLPRPCRVLVLLNPRGGKGKALKLFRSYVQPLLAQADVSFTLMLTERRNHARELVQAEELGRWDALVVMSGDGVMHEVVNGLMERPDWETAIRKPLCSLPAGSGNALAASLNHYAGYEQVTNEDLLTNCTRLLCCRRLAPMNLLSLQMASGLRVFSVLSLAWGFIADVDIESEKFRRLGEMRFTLGTILRLAALRTYQGRLAYLPVGQVASKMPTSGALDGQDLQGPVDTHLVPLEEPVPSHWTVVPEQDFVLVLALLHSHLGSEMFAAPMGHREAGTMHLFYVRAGVSRAMLLRLFLAMEKGRHMECNCPYLVYVPVVAFRLEPRDGKGMFAVDGELMASETVQGQVHPNYFWMVGGHVESPPSPEPQPPLSQKPQQTPPPEEPL